Part of the Devosia sp. SL43 genome, GGGCGATGTCTGCGACATGGCCAACGACAATGCTCCCGGCCAGGTCGTCATCTCCGGCGCCACCGCCGCCATTGAACGCGCCGTCGAAATCGCCAAGGCCAAGGGTGCCAAGCGCGCTTTGCTGCTGCCCGTCAGCGCGCCGTTCCACTGCTCGTTGATGCAGCCCGCCGCCGAAGCCATGGCCGCGGCGCTCGGCGAGGTCACCATGAATGCCCCGGTCGTTCCGCTGGTCGCCAATGTCTTGGCCGCACCCGTCTCCGATCCCGCCGAAATCCGCCAGCATCTGGTGGACCAGGTCACCGGCGTCGTCCGTTGGACCGAGAGTGTCACCTGGCTTACCGGCCCTGGCGGCGTCACCAATCTTGTCGAACTGGGCACCGGTAAGGTGCTGACCGGCCTCGCCAAGCGTATCAATGCCGAGGCTGTCGCCAACGCCATCGGCACGCCTGCCGACATCGACGCTTTCGTGGCTGAACTATCGGCTTAAGCACTTGAATCAAGCCATCAAGGGCTTGAATCCAAATCTCCGTGGGGGAGGACTAAATGTTTGATCTGACTGGCAAACGCGCTCTGGTGACTGGCGCCAGCGGCGGTATCGGGCGCGAGATCGCCAAGGCGCTCGCCGCAGCCGGCGCCACCGTAGCGCTTTCCGGCACGCGCGTCGGCGCGCTGGAAGATACGGCCAAGGAAATCGGCAAGGACTGCCCGATCGTTCCGGCCAACCTCAGCAAGCTCGACGAAGTCGACAAGCTGGTCCCTGCGGCCGAAGCCGCAATGGGCGGCCTCGACATCCTGGTCAACAATGCCGGCATGACACGCGACAATCTCTTCATGCGCATGAAGGACGAAGAGTGGGATGACGTCATCGCCGTCAACCTCACCGCCGCTTTCCACCTCAACCGCG contains:
- the fabD gene encoding ACP S-malonyltransferase, with protein sequence MTSYAFTFPGQGSQAVGMGKDLASAYPEARAVFQEVDEALGQRLSAIMFEGPEDILRLTENAQPALMAVSLAVVRVLESKGIRIADHAKYVAGHSLGEYSALCAAGTFSIADAARLLKTRGQAMQKAVPVGHGAMAALLGLDVATAKGVAAEAAQGDVCDMANDNAPGQVVISGATAAIERAVEIAKAKGAKRALLLPVSAPFHCSLMQPAAEAMAAALGEVTMNAPVVPLVANVLAAPVSDPAEIRQHLVDQVTGVVRWTESVTWLTGPGGVTNLVELGTGKVLTGLAKRINAEAVANAIGTPADIDAFVAELSA